One Streptomyces sp. CNQ-509 DNA window includes the following coding sequences:
- the nuoK gene encoding NADH-quinone oxidoreductase subunit NuoK, which yields MTLEPLLLVAAALFSVGLFGALSQQSVVMLMMGLELMLGGVILAAAAVWHFVAPAATDGQVLVVLAVTVMAVEMAVGFAVVTALFRCREVDMTDDAAELKG from the coding sequence GTGACGCTGGAGCCGCTCCTGCTCGTGGCCGCCGCGCTGTTCTCCGTCGGGCTGTTCGGCGCGCTCTCCCAGCAGTCCGTCGTGATGCTGATGATGGGTCTGGAGCTGATGCTCGGCGGCGTCATCCTCGCCGCCGCCGCGGTCTGGCACTTCGTCGCGCCCGCCGCCACCGACGGGCAGGTGCTCGTCGTGCTGGCCGTCACCGTGATGGCGGTGGAGATGGCCGTCGGCTTCGCCGTGGTCACGGCCCTGTTCCGGTGCCGCGAGGTCGACATGACCGACGACGCCGCGGAGTTGAAGGGGTGA
- a CDS encoding proton-conducting transporter membrane subunit: MSAALWALVALPLAAGTLLAAIGRRTDRFAPAVAVATSAAVLALAGYAAAVPAAVRAPLLAGLPFGLGAHGLSGPMAVTVAAVTLAVLVFSAGDIGAGQPRARFFGLMLLFGGAMLVTVTATTLPALLMGWEFMGATSWALIGFRWHDPAGAEAAGVAYVTTRAADLGLYLAAGAALAAGQASGLALDRLHEVPAPWLHLLTAGVVAAALGKSAQLPYSFWLSRAMRGPSPVSALLHSATMVVAGAYLLLRLQPLLAASGWGDDAVAWTGAATALALGLVAVAQRDLKQLLAASSCAQIGFMVLAAGASATTGGTLQLMAHAAAKSLAFLVAGFWLTAFGAGTLPALRGAARRNRIGGAAFTVAALSLAGVPPLSLWAAKDLLLAGALETSPALYAAGLAAAVVSAVYAVKALWYVWRPPGPVRLPVPAPAAAGRREGRPQGPRALPVPGAAAFAALALAVAALAVLALPGPRAAVADRIGAGGEAAPYAWELALSAALALAAAAAAWAWGDRRSPLPARVTAAASAWLGLEAGVRALLVRPVCRLAAALAAFDDRVLDRGVDGLARGTVWLAGGADRGAEAAVDGAVEGIGALSRALGRLARRPQTGQVHTYLAQAVAAFTVLAAVFVLVR; encoded by the coding sequence GTGAGCGCGGCGCTCTGGGCGCTCGTCGCCCTGCCGCTCGCCGCCGGGACGCTGCTCGCCGCGATCGGGCGCCGGACCGACCGGTTCGCGCCCGCCGTCGCCGTCGCCACCTCCGCCGCCGTGCTCGCCCTGGCCGGCTACGCCGCCGCGGTCCCGGCGGCGGTGCGGGCGCCGCTGCTGGCGGGGCTGCCGTTCGGGCTCGGCGCGCACGGGCTGTCCGGGCCGATGGCGGTGACCGTCGCCGCCGTCACCCTGGCCGTGCTCGTCTTCAGCGCCGGCGACATCGGCGCCGGGCAGCCGCGCGCCCGTTTCTTCGGCCTCATGCTGCTGTTCGGCGGCGCCATGCTCGTCACCGTCACCGCCACGACCCTGCCGGCGCTGCTGATGGGCTGGGAGTTCATGGGCGCCACCTCCTGGGCGCTGATCGGCTTCCGGTGGCACGATCCGGCAGGGGCCGAAGCGGCGGGCGTCGCGTACGTGACCACCCGGGCCGCCGACCTGGGGCTCTACCTCGCCGCGGGTGCGGCCCTCGCCGCCGGCCAGGCGTCCGGTCTCGCGCTCGACCGGCTGCACGAGGTGCCCGCCCCCTGGCTGCACCTGCTGACCGCGGGCGTCGTCGCCGCGGCGCTGGGCAAGTCCGCGCAACTCCCGTACAGCTTCTGGCTGTCGCGCGCCATGCGGGGCCCGAGTCCCGTCTCGGCGCTGCTGCACTCCGCGACGATGGTCGTCGCCGGCGCGTACCTGCTGCTGCGGCTGCAGCCGCTGCTCGCCGCCTCCGGCTGGGGCGACGACGCGGTGGCCTGGACCGGCGCGGCCACCGCGCTCGCCCTCGGCCTGGTCGCGGTGGCGCAGCGCGACCTCAAGCAGCTCCTCGCCGCGTCCAGTTGCGCCCAGATCGGCTTCATGGTGCTCGCCGCGGGCGCGAGCGCGACCACCGGCGGCACCCTGCAACTCATGGCGCACGCCGCGGCGAAGAGCCTGGCGTTCCTCGTGGCCGGCTTCTGGCTGACGGCGTTCGGCGCCGGTACGCTGCCCGCGCTGCGCGGCGCCGCCCGGCGGAACCGGATCGGAGGCGCGGCGTTCACCGTGGCCGCCCTGAGCCTGGCCGGGGTGCCGCCGCTGTCGCTGTGGGCGGCGAAGGACCTGCTGCTGGCCGGGGCGCTGGAGACCAGCCCGGCGCTGTACGCGGCGGGTCTGGCGGCGGCCGTCGTCTCCGCGGTCTACGCCGTCAAAGCCCTCTGGTACGTATGGCGCCCGCCCGGACCCGTACGGCTCCCGGTCCCGGCACCGGCGGCGGCCGGACGACGCGAAGGCCGGCCACAGGGCCCCCGCGCTCTCCCCGTGCCCGGGGCGGCGGCGTTCGCCGCGCTCGCCCTCGCCGTCGCCGCCCTGGCCGTCCTCGCCCTGCCCGGGCCGCGCGCCGCCGTCGCCGACCGGATCGGCGCGGGCGGCGAAGCCGCCCCGTACGCCTGGGAGCTGGCGCTCTCCGCCGCCCTCGCCCTCGCCGCGGCCGCCGCCGCCTGGGCGTGGGGCGACCGCCGCAGCCCCCTGCCCGCGCGGGTCACCGCCGCCGCGTCCGCCTGGCTCGGCCTGGAGGCAGGGGTCCGCGCCCTCCTCGTACGCCCCGTGTGCCGCCTCGCCGCCGCGCTGGCCGCCTTCGACGACCGGGTGCTCGACCGCGGCGTCGACGGCCTCGCCCGCGGCACCGTCTGGCTCGCCGGCGGCGCCGACCGCGGTGCGGAGGCGGCCGTCGACGGCGCCGTCGAAGGCATCGGCGCCCTGAGCCGCGCGCTGGGCCGGCTCGCCCGCCGCCCGCAGACCGGCCAGGTGCACACCTACCTCGCCCAGGCCGTCGCGGCCTTCACCGTCCTCGCCGCCGTCTTCGTCCTCGTGAGGTGA
- a CDS encoding NuoM family protein: MLTAIVFVPAAAAGALLCVPRAAGRRVFLLAWAAVSAAVLALTVALWLGYDPGGGIQYETNARWIPSAGIGYHIGVDGLSLPLLALTAVLFPACALYALRETRRVREFAALFLFLETTCLGLFASLDLILFFVFFDLSIVAMYFVIAGWGHPGAARAAQKFFLYTFSGSLALLLGFIGLYLAATPHTFDIVALAGENPLAGRSGYGALVLLAIGLGLAVKTPTVPFHTWLPPAHTEAPAAGSAILAGVLLKMGTFGFLRIAMPLLPGSWRTYAAVFVVVGVVSVLYGALVALAQTDFKRMIAYTSVNHMGYILLALGAAAALGEETAAARRLAVTGATYQMVSHGLLTGALFLLAGVLHERGRTYAMGAYSGVAARAPAFAALTGVAVFASLGLPGFSGFIAEFQILAGSLGPRPVATALAVLGILLTAALLVRALQRIFLGPLRLPDSPGTPRPFPDLRAHEAAAIVPLLALAVVLGVFPRFVLDVIEPFSRGVLELVAR, from the coding sequence GTGCTCACGGCCATCGTCTTCGTCCCCGCCGCCGCGGCCGGCGCGCTGCTGTGCGTACCGCGCGCCGCCGGCCGCCGGGTCTTCCTCCTCGCCTGGGCAGCCGTGTCCGCCGCCGTCCTCGCGCTGACCGTCGCGCTGTGGCTCGGCTACGACCCCGGCGGCGGCATCCAGTACGAGACGAACGCCCGCTGGATCCCCAGCGCCGGCATCGGCTACCACATCGGCGTCGACGGCCTGTCGCTCCCGCTGCTCGCCCTCACCGCCGTCCTCTTCCCGGCCTGTGCGCTGTACGCGCTGCGCGAGACCCGCCGGGTGCGGGAGTTCGCCGCCCTCTTCCTCTTCCTGGAGACCACCTGCCTCGGCCTCTTCGCCTCGCTCGACCTCATCCTCTTCTTCGTCTTCTTCGACCTGTCGATCGTCGCGATGTACTTCGTCATCGCCGGCTGGGGCCACCCGGGCGCCGCCCGCGCCGCGCAGAAGTTCTTCCTCTACACCTTCTCCGGCTCGCTCGCGCTGCTCCTCGGCTTCATCGGCCTGTATCTGGCCGCCACGCCGCACACGTTCGACATCGTCGCGCTGGCCGGGGAGAACCCGCTGGCCGGGCGGTCCGGCTACGGCGCCCTGGTGCTGCTGGCGATCGGCCTCGGCCTGGCGGTCAAGACGCCGACGGTGCCGTTCCACACCTGGCTGCCCCCGGCCCACACCGAGGCCCCGGCGGCCGGTTCCGCGATCCTGGCCGGGGTGCTGCTGAAGATGGGCACGTTCGGGTTCCTGCGCATCGCGATGCCGCTGCTGCCGGGGTCGTGGCGCACGTACGCGGCCGTCTTCGTGGTCGTCGGCGTCGTCTCCGTGCTCTACGGGGCACTGGTGGCCCTGGCGCAGACGGACTTCAAGCGCATGATCGCGTACACCTCGGTCAACCACATGGGATACATCCTCCTGGCGCTCGGCGCCGCCGCCGCTCTGGGCGAGGAGACCGCGGCCGCCCGCCGTCTCGCCGTGACCGGGGCGACGTACCAGATGGTGAGCCACGGGCTGCTCACCGGCGCGCTGTTCCTCCTCGCCGGCGTGCTGCACGAGCGCGGCCGCACGTACGCCATGGGCGCCTACTCCGGCGTCGCCGCCCGCGCCCCGGCCTTCGCCGCGCTCACCGGGGTCGCCGTCTTCGCCTCCCTCGGGCTGCCCGGGTTCTCCGGCTTCATCGCCGAGTTCCAGATCCTCGCCGGCAGCCTCGGCCCGCGCCCGGTGGCGACCGCGCTGGCCGTGCTCGGCATCCTGCTGACCGCAGCGCTGCTGGTGCGGGCGCTGCAGCGGATCTTCCTCGGGCCGCTGCGGCTGCCCGACTCGCCCGGCACGCCGCGGCCGTTCCCCGACCTGCGCGCGCACGAGGCGGCGGCGATCGTCCCGCTGCTGGCCCTCGCCGTCGTGCTCGGCGTCTTCCCGCGCTTCGTCCTCGACGTCATCGAGCCGTTCTCGCGCGGCGTGCTGGAGCTCGTCGCCCGGTGA